From the Octadecabacter antarcticus 307 genome, one window contains:
- a CDS encoding putative inorganic carbon transporter subunit DabA, which translates to MFIRNQDFSPDLLDLVDAAEHAVRKIAPLFPLSQAVAVNPFNGLSDEPIAVAAARLERSAGVHIFPSRAVQLGRIEKGEITLEDIKISRLEIAPTLELSDQTILETAHTTDFIPQAIPTVADLAAEHSGTDWPNLVTERFGAWAQCHFDTGQALWAQVAEQGAWTSWRDWAMSDLTPEIFGLNNFCETISHSQRDHWHAIGDACAALEIDRKAAPSVFHGLLCDLAGWAGLGRYHLWEAQQAQTHNTTLSELLAIRLVWEQALQARYAKEVGTQWDAVILRHKEPLRAETGHLIDAILQRAAEQASARRLDTLLAQAGKPTNLAEPVSCEAQLVFCMDVRSERLRRALEIVDPGVQTYGLAGFVGLPLMNQAPAAENRKAARSVEVPDSSLRIKEDGPSTDETPIRDRLLRAISRFSRGAVSSFAYVEAAGLLKLAPLVDSSQFHERRVVGYGPIPRLTLDPSSEAAADVAEAALRSIGLRRNFAPLVVFVGHEARVTNDAQSALLQCGACCGHDAAVNVRALSCLLNETPLRELLAQRGIEIPPETVFRAGLHDTTGDTVTFFSTDPVGGRKPQPIKWLHDILDQACDIVRAERSTDLPATPRGGALYARGGDWSQTRAEWGLAGCHWFVAAPRNATRNRDFAGKVFLHNYDFDYDPDGNFLAEIVGGPLLVAAYTNLQYYGATVSPQHFGSGNKLVQNVCGEIGLLDGISGRLRAGGPSDQSLFLNGQPIHDALRLVARIAAPDSAIDAAIRTSPKVTSLVEHGWLEVASFGQT; encoded by the coding sequence ATGTTCATTCGCAATCAAGACTTCTCGCCCGATTTGCTGGACCTTGTCGACGCGGCTGAACACGCTGTCCGTAAAATCGCGCCACTCTTTCCGCTCTCTCAAGCTGTCGCGGTGAATCCTTTCAATGGCCTAAGCGATGAACCTATCGCAGTTGCCGCTGCGCGACTGGAACGCAGCGCTGGGGTTCATATTTTTCCCAGCCGGGCGGTCCAACTGGGCCGTATTGAAAAGGGAGAGATTACCCTCGAAGATATCAAAATATCTCGCCTAGAAATCGCGCCCACTCTGGAACTAAGCGATCAGACCATCCTCGAAACCGCTCATACTACAGATTTCATACCTCAGGCCATTCCGACCGTTGCCGACCTGGCAGCCGAACACAGTGGAACCGATTGGCCAAACCTCGTCACAGAGCGGTTCGGAGCTTGGGCGCAATGTCATTTTGACACCGGCCAAGCCCTTTGGGCACAGGTAGCTGAACAAGGCGCATGGACCAGTTGGCGTGACTGGGCGATGAGTGATCTGACACCCGAAATTTTCGGCCTCAACAATTTTTGCGAGACGATCAGCCACTCGCAACGCGACCATTGGCATGCTATAGGAGATGCGTGCGCCGCACTCGAAATCGACCGCAAAGCTGCACCATCAGTCTTTCATGGCCTTCTGTGCGATCTGGCTGGATGGGCGGGGCTCGGACGCTACCACCTGTGGGAAGCGCAACAGGCCCAGACGCACAACACTACTCTTTCGGAATTGCTCGCGATCCGTTTGGTATGGGAGCAGGCTCTTCAAGCGCGCTACGCGAAGGAAGTGGGCACGCAGTGGGACGCTGTTATCCTTAGGCATAAGGAACCGCTGCGGGCGGAAACGGGCCATCTGATCGACGCAATCCTGCAAAGGGCGGCAGAACAGGCGTCGGCCCGACGTCTTGACACATTGTTGGCGCAAGCAGGCAAGCCAACCAATCTCGCTGAACCCGTGTCATGCGAAGCGCAACTTGTCTTTTGCATGGATGTCCGTTCCGAACGGCTGAGGCGCGCGCTGGAAATCGTTGATCCAGGCGTCCAAACTTACGGCTTGGCCGGGTTCGTCGGTCTTCCCTTGATGAACCAAGCGCCCGCCGCCGAAAACCGCAAGGCCGCGCGCAGTGTCGAGGTCCCCGACTCCTCGCTGCGGATCAAGGAAGACGGCCCTAGCACCGACGAGACACCCATTCGTGACCGACTACTTAGGGCCATTTCCCGTTTCTCGCGTGGAGCCGTGTCAAGCTTTGCCTATGTCGAGGCGGCAGGGTTGCTCAAGCTCGCTCCACTCGTCGATTCCTCGCAATTTCACGAACGCCGTGTCGTCGGATACGGACCAATACCCAGATTGACGCTCGATCCCTCGAGCGAGGCCGCGGCTGATGTTGCAGAGGCGGCCCTCCGCTCCATCGGATTGAGGAGGAATTTTGCACCTTTAGTCGTCTTCGTTGGTCATGAGGCGCGCGTTACCAATGACGCGCAAAGCGCGCTCCTGCAGTGCGGAGCATGTTGCGGGCATGACGCAGCCGTGAACGTCCGTGCCCTTTCGTGTCTCCTGAACGAGACACCACTGCGCGAATTACTAGCCCAGCGCGGCATTGAAATACCTCCAGAAACGGTGTTCCGAGCCGGTCTGCACGACACAACAGGTGATACGGTGACGTTTTTCAGCACTGATCCCGTGGGAGGCCGCAAACCGCAGCCAATCAAGTGGCTTCACGATATCCTAGATCAGGCTTGCGACATCGTACGTGCTGAGCGGTCCACCGATCTGCCTGCCACCCCGCGGGGCGGGGCGCTGTATGCGCGAGGTGGAGACTGGTCACAAACCCGCGCGGAATGGGGCCTGGCCGGTTGCCACTGGTTCGTGGCGGCTCCACGAAATGCAACGCGAAACCGAGATTTTGCTGGCAAAGTCTTCCTGCACAACTACGATTTTGACTACGATCCCGACGGCAATTTCCTCGCAGAAATCGTTGGCGGCCCTCTGTTGGTCGCCGCATATACCAACCTCCAATACTATGGCGCAACGGTCTCCCCGCAGCACTTCGGCAGCGGCAACAAACTCGTCCAGAATGTGTGCGGCGAGATCGGCTTGCTAGACGGAATATCTGGAAGACTGAGGGCTGGTGGGCCCTCAGACCAGAGCCTGTTTCTCAATGGCCAGCCTATCCATGATGCCCTGCGCCTGGTCGCGCGGATTGCGGCGCCGGACTCCGCAATCGATGCAGCGATCAGGACCAGTCCGAAAGTGACAAGTCTGGTGGAGCATGGGTGGCTGGAGGTTGCAAGTTTCGGCCAAACGTAG
- a CDS encoding proton-conducting transporter transmembrane domain-containing protein, whose product MLSEFLPFLAPLALIGASVIAFRGPAMRPSLILRIIEGTTLIALAVALLSSINLITEGSTTSGLIGFWGMGISARLDAVSAVMLLLVSFVGWVVVRYSATYMDGEPQQGPFTGWLCATLAAVMVLVIAGSLLQLVLAWIATSLFLHKLLLHYPDRVAAQSAAHKKWITARMGDAALLVAVVLLLVQYGTGDIAEILAAARMGEGQAGAGWIAAALAVAAILKSAQFPMHGWLTEVMETPTPVSALLHAGVINAGGFLLIRFADVMLLAPGVMAVLVMIGGFTALFGGLVMLTQSAVKTSLAWSTVAQMGFMILQCGLALFPLALLHIVAHSLYKAHAFLASGMAVDSVAAIRRPGPVAIPNGLAVARAFLIALVIYGVVAFLFGITGKSPQAIALGAILIFGVAYLLAQGLADAAPRVLTQRTAAFSVAAAVGYFALQDGAEWMMYGTLPATPAPGPLEWALIVLTLFSFGLVAVAQAMFPLWAYHPAAAGMRVHLSNGLYANAVFDKLLRGPVISSPGIPFADRHEALKGKLVVLNTWVRQEMNHPLPDRLKLSVSEADEFNVKEGKATNGLGISIVIIVLGMVGVPMLLLSLLG is encoded by the coding sequence GTGTTGAGTGAATTTTTGCCATTTTTGGCCCCCCTTGCCCTTATTGGGGCCTCTGTGATCGCCTTTCGCGGGCCCGCGATGCGACCGAGTTTAATCTTGCGCATCATCGAAGGTACCACCCTCATCGCCTTGGCCGTTGCGCTACTGTCGTCGATTAACCTGATAACTGAAGGGTCTACGACCAGCGGTCTTATCGGTTTTTGGGGGATGGGCATATCGGCCCGTCTGGATGCAGTCAGCGCGGTGATGTTGCTGTTGGTCAGTTTCGTCGGCTGGGTGGTTGTGCGCTACAGCGCGACCTACATGGATGGTGAGCCGCAGCAGGGGCCTTTCACGGGTTGGCTTTGCGCGACGTTGGCGGCAGTGATGGTGCTGGTGATCGCGGGCAGCCTTTTGCAACTGGTCCTTGCCTGGATCGCCACCAGCCTGTTTTTGCACAAGCTTTTATTGCATTATCCAGATCGCGTTGCAGCACAAAGCGCGGCTCACAAAAAATGGATCACTGCGCGCATGGGTGACGCAGCTTTGCTGGTCGCGGTTGTTTTACTGCTTGTTCAGTATGGAACTGGCGACATCGCAGAGATTTTGGCGGCGGCACGGATGGGCGAAGGCCAAGCAGGTGCAGGTTGGATAGCGGCGGCACTGGCCGTTGCGGCGATCCTGAAATCAGCGCAATTCCCTATGCACGGCTGGTTGACGGAAGTGATGGAGACGCCAACGCCGGTATCTGCTTTGCTACATGCGGGTGTTATCAACGCAGGCGGCTTTTTGTTGATCCGGTTCGCAGATGTGATGCTGTTGGCACCTGGTGTGATGGCCGTATTGGTGATGATCGGCGGGTTCACAGCACTGTTTGGCGGCTTGGTCATGTTGACACAATCGGCAGTTAAGACCTCACTTGCGTGGTCCACGGTCGCGCAAATGGGCTTCATGATCCTGCAATGCGGTTTGGCGTTGTTTCCGCTGGCGCTGCTGCATATCGTAGCCCATTCGCTTTATAAAGCGCACGCCTTCCTTGCATCAGGCATGGCTGTTGATAGCGTCGCCGCGATCCGCCGCCCAGGCCCTGTAGCCATCCCCAATGGCCTTGCGGTGGCCCGTGCGTTTTTGATCGCCCTTGTGATTTATGGGGTTGTGGCCTTCTTGTTTGGAATTACAGGGAAATCGCCACAGGCAATTGCCCTTGGTGCCATCCTGATCTTCGGCGTTGCATATCTGCTGGCACAGGGTCTCGCGGACGCGGCCCCCCGCGTTCTAACACAACGCACTGCCGCCTTTTCCGTCGCTGCTGCGGTTGGGTATTTTGCGCTGCAAGACGGCGCAGAGTGGATGATGTACGGCACCTTGCCAGCAACACCAGCCCCAGGGCCTCTCGAATGGGCACTGATCGTTCTGACGTTGTTTAGTTTTGGTCTTGTTGCGGTGGCGCAGGCGATGTTCCCTCTCTGGGCCTATCATCCAGCGGCGGCGGGCATGCGCGTTCACCTGTCAAACGGGCTTTATGCCAATGCCGTCTTTGACAAACTGCTGCGCGGACCAGTGATTTCGTCACCCGGCATTCCGTTCGCGGATCGTCATGAAGCGCTGAAAGGTAAGTTAGTCGTACTCAACACCTGGGTTCGACAAGAAATGAACCACCCGCTTCCCGATCGGCTAAAGCTGTCCGTGTCCGAGGCGGATGAGTTCAATGTAAAAGAAGGTAAGGCGACCAACGGGCTGGGAATTTCGATTGTAATTATAGTTCTTGGAATGGTTGGCGTGCCGATGTTGTTGTTGTCCTTATTGGGCTAG
- the tolQ gene encoding protein TolQ: MEAAQDFTMWALFTRATILVQLVMIMLVAASIWCWAVFIDKTVQYRKARAEADAFDRSFWSGEPLDALFGKIGAEPQGSTEKIFASGMLEWRRSHREDGGLIPDSTARINTSMDVTIAKQSSKLQKGLPILATVGSTAPFVGLFGTVWGIMNAFIEISQAQTTNLAVVAPGIAEALMSTGIGLLAAIPAVIIYNKLSTDSEQIVSGYEAFADEFANILSRQVEN; the protein is encoded by the coding sequence ATGGAAGCAGCTCAAGACTTCACAATGTGGGCATTGTTCACGCGCGCGACAATTCTCGTACAACTCGTCATGATCATGCTGGTGGCAGCGTCTATCTGGTGTTGGGCAGTGTTCATCGACAAGACAGTCCAATATCGCAAAGCCCGGGCTGAGGCTGATGCCTTTGACCGCTCGTTCTGGTCAGGCGAGCCTTTGGACGCCCTTTTTGGCAAGATCGGGGCGGAACCACAGGGGTCCACCGAGAAGATATTCGCGTCCGGCATGCTCGAATGGCGCAGGTCACATCGGGAAGATGGCGGATTGATCCCTGATTCCACCGCCCGCATAAACACATCGATGGATGTGACAATCGCTAAGCAATCATCGAAGCTTCAAAAAGGTCTACCAATTTTGGCGACTGTTGGTTCGACGGCCCCGTTTGTTGGTCTATTCGGTACGGTATGGGGCATTATGAACGCTTTTATCGAGATTTCCCAAGCGCAAACCACCAACCTTGCCGTCGTCGCGCCCGGTATTGCAGAAGCGTTGATGTCGACTGGCATCGGCCTTCTTGCCGCCATTCCGGCCGTGATAATCTATAACAAGCTATCAACTGATAGTGAGCAGATCGTGAGTGGCTACGAGGCCTTTGCTGATGAATTTGCGAATATTCTTAGCAGGCAGGTGGAGAACTGA
- a CDS encoding ExbD/TolR family protein, producing MAAGTLNSGGNGGRRGRQRTRRAQLVSEINVTPFVDVMMVLLIIFMVAAPLSVVGIPVELPETSATSLLGDEEEPLTVTITVDGQVMIQETETSRNVLVQQLQAIAAERDSNKIFLRADGRNDWNGVAEVMGLLNAGGFSNIGLVTDIIGPVPNVTDG from the coding sequence ATGGCTGCAGGCACATTGAATTCAGGTGGTAATGGGGGCAGACGCGGTCGCCAACGGACCCGCCGCGCGCAACTCGTGTCAGAAATCAACGTCACCCCATTTGTCGATGTCATGATGGTTCTGTTGATCATTTTTATGGTCGCCGCGCCTTTGTCCGTCGTTGGTATTCCGGTCGAGTTGCCTGAAACCTCTGCAACGTCATTGCTCGGTGATGAGGAAGAGCCGCTGACAGTGACGATCACGGTCGACGGTCAGGTCATGATCCAAGAAACGGAAACGTCGCGGAATGTTTTGGTCCAGCAGTTGCAAGCAATCGCAGCCGAACGCGATAGCAACAAGATTTTTCTACGGGCCGATGGTCGCAATGACTGGAACGGTGTCGCTGAAGTCATGGGTCTGCTGAATGCCGGTGGGTTTTCCAACATTGGCCTCGTGACGGATATCATTGGCCCGGTGCCAAACGTCACTGACGGATAG
- a CDS encoding YbcC family protein yields the protein MNTPSDLSLSTLVKASDTAARAIPPVWPLASSVAVNPFLGQAAESLAQVGARLARVGGVPVTMPRNWYETRIENGTITDADIIGALEAHVGADLPDLSELKKLARNDAATPTSQPTLADLAADVSGIDWPGIIADRFGLWAAGYFDQGQALWAAPRRRGAYDAWRQYSIHDLTPEIVGLKGFCQFVSETPDTTDEAKVRAANRLGLSDVTLETYLHQLLFSLGGWAQVARYQLWQAELAGDSDHTITDILTIRLLWEEALFEQYKDQIADKWDKVKATHAEPVTPDADLTVNAILQEAWERAVQRDLAETFATPGPKEYDVRPAMQAAFCIDVRSEVFRRALEAVHPAIQTLGFAGFFGLTASHKGFASDVDELRLPVLLTPGVTSTSQGDDADADQTARFKARANRAWGRFKLAAVSSFAFVEATGPIYAGKLVRDALNLAPNEGPADPAPRLGPALDLDAQTDAAETILRAMSLTNNFARLIVVAGHGANVVNNPFASGLHCGACGGYSGEVNARLLAGLLNSTDVRKGLEQRDITVPDDTLFIAALHDTTTDAITLYTQDSLSTDHSADLEKARFWFMAAGKATRSERSLRLPRAADDLDIIPRSRDWAETRPEWALAGCKAFIAAPRSRTAGKNMEGRAFLHDYDWAGDKGFGVLELIMTAPVVVASWISLQYYGSTVAPDTFGAGNKLLHNVTGGIGVVEGNGGTLRAGLPWQSVHEGDSYAHEPLRLSVCIEAPREAMIDVLKRHDGLRALFDNRWLHLFALDENGQMAWRYEGDLQWSAMVDGAEYPAGLMAAGQSAFGIARELHA from the coding sequence ATGAACACGCCTTCAGACCTTTCACTCTCAACTCTCGTCAAGGCCAGCGACACAGCTGCACGCGCTATTCCACCAGTATGGCCGCTTGCCTCTTCAGTCGCTGTGAATCCGTTTTTGGGTCAGGCGGCAGAGTCACTGGCGCAGGTCGGCGCACGGCTGGCGCGTGTCGGTGGCGTGCCCGTAACGATGCCGCGAAACTGGTACGAGACCCGCATCGAGAATGGTACGATCACAGATGCAGACATCATCGGAGCACTTGAAGCGCATGTTGGCGCAGACTTGCCTGATCTGTCCGAATTGAAAAAGTTGGCCCGCAACGACGCCGCAACACCGACGTCGCAGCCAACCCTTGCCGACCTCGCAGCGGATGTGTCCGGCATCGATTGGCCGGGTATCATTGCGGATCGGTTTGGTCTGTGGGCCGCTGGGTATTTTGATCAGGGTCAAGCACTTTGGGCGGCTCCGCGCAGACGGGGTGCTTATGACGCGTGGCGTCAGTATTCGATCCATGATTTAACGCCTGAAATCGTGGGCTTGAAAGGGTTCTGTCAATTTGTCAGCGAAACGCCGGATACAACAGATGAAGCCAAAGTGCGGGCGGCAAATCGGCTAGGGCTGTCTGATGTCACGCTTGAAACATATCTGCACCAACTTCTCTTTTCGTTGGGTGGCTGGGCGCAGGTCGCACGCTATCAACTGTGGCAGGCAGAACTGGCAGGCGACAGCGATCACACAATCACAGACATCCTGACCATCCGGCTTTTGTGGGAAGAGGCCCTGTTTGAGCAATACAAAGACCAGATAGCAGACAAGTGGGACAAGGTGAAAGCAACACATGCGGAACCCGTAACCCCGGACGCGGATCTGACGGTCAACGCTATTCTTCAAGAAGCTTGGGAGCGTGCAGTTCAACGCGATCTGGCTGAAACCTTTGCCACCCCTGGTCCAAAGGAATACGATGTTCGCCCCGCAATGCAGGCAGCCTTCTGCATCGACGTCCGATCCGAAGTGTTCAGGCGCGCGCTGGAAGCAGTTCATCCAGCCATTCAGACACTTGGGTTTGCGGGCTTTTTTGGCCTGACTGCGTCACACAAAGGGTTTGCCTCAGATGTTGATGAATTGCGTCTCCCAGTGCTGCTAACCCCCGGCGTGACCTCAACGTCCCAAGGCGATGACGCAGATGCAGACCAGACCGCCCGCTTCAAGGCACGAGCCAACCGCGCTTGGGGCCGCTTCAAACTGGCCGCCGTCTCATCCTTCGCCTTTGTAGAGGCGACGGGCCCAATTTATGCCGGAAAACTGGTACGCGACGCGCTGAACCTCGCGCCAAATGAGGGACCAGCGGACCCTGCACCGCGCTTGGGCCCGGCACTGGACCTTGACGCGCAAACCGACGCTGCCGAGACGATCCTGCGCGCTATGTCTCTCACAAACAATTTCGCGCGGCTTATTGTGGTGGCAGGGCATGGGGCAAATGTGGTCAACAATCCCTTTGCCAGTGGCCTGCATTGTGGTGCCTGTGGTGGCTATTCCGGCGAGGTGAACGCCCGTTTGCTCGCAGGGCTGCTGAACAGCACAGATGTGCGCAAAGGGCTGGAGCAGCGTGATATCACGGTGCCAGATGACACATTATTTATTGCAGCATTGCATGACACGACGACAGATGCGATCACGCTATACACACAGGACAGTCTGTCCACGGATCATAGTGCGGACCTGGAAAAGGCGCGTTTTTGGTTCATGGCGGCAGGCAAAGCCACGCGCAGCGAGCGGTCGCTTCGTTTGCCCCGTGCCGCCGATGACTTGGACATTATACCGCGCAGCCGCGACTGGGCCGAGACGCGGCCAGAGTGGGCATTAGCAGGATGTAAAGCATTCATCGCCGCACCGCGCAGCCGCACGGCAGGAAAAAACATGGAAGGGCGTGCCTTTCTGCATGACTACGATTGGGCAGGCGATAAAGGTTTTGGTGTGCTTGAGCTGATCATGACGGCCCCCGTTGTTGTCGCCAGCTGGATCAGCCTGCAATATTACGGATCGACCGTGGCCCCTGACACGTTTGGCGCCGGTAACAAGCTTTTGCACAACGTGACCGGCGGCATCGGTGTGGTTGAAGGCAACGGCGGCACTCTGCGCGCAGGGCTCCCGTGGCAGTCTGTCCATGAAGGGGACAGCTATGCCCACGAACCGCTGCGCCTGTCGGTTTGCATCGAGGCCCCGCGAGAGGCAATGATCGATGTTCTTAAACGGCACGACGGCCTGCGAGCATTGTTTGACAACCGCTGGCTACACCTTTTTGCGCTTGATGAAAACGGCCAGATGGCGTGGCGGTATGAAGGCGATTTGCAATGGTCCGCGATGGTGGATGGCGCAGAGTATCCCGCTGGACTTATGGCCGCAGGTCAATCAGCATTCGGAATCGCGCGTGAACTCCACGCTTGA
- a CDS encoding cation:proton antiporter has product MDIVTLITVVVSLFVIIGLAEPLAARLRLPYTVILAVLGVMIGASATFFLRTDLTDALNPVAEAILGLPIRSNVFLYLFLPTLLFQATLGMNLRRMLDDWVPILVLAVVAVVVATLSVGYALSWASALPLAACLLIGAIVSTTDPSAVINIFRSISAPQRLARIIEGESLLNDAAAIALFGLFMGFVKLGVPDPTLGDALARFPLLIFGGAVTGWFVARVAVWVLALLSRYDRAQISISVALPYLAYIGAEQSMGASGVIAVVAAGLTLNLMGPGRLPPASWANLREVWDLLAHWAGALIFILAALLIPRLLEEVRLSDFALLGVVILAATAARAAILFGLMPLLSVLRLSPVVERPYRTAILWGGLRGAVTLALALAVTESIRVPLELKRLVGILATGYVLFTLIVQGTTLRMVIRWLGLDRLSPLDDALSRQVVAVALQTVREDVASTTEKYELSRDVVRAEAKQFGERLEGSVRAAEDSAEINDRDRITLGLIALAGAERDAILVNVRERTISSRMSEQVLSVAGRMIEGARSGGRSVYRQAALQSLSYGPLFRVASFLHSRLHFSMPLARMTADRFEFLLSQRFILQDLSGFIDGRILRIHGRRVADLLRELLARRIEAVETALEGLRLQYPGYAEELERRFIRRTALRLEEREYTVMREDGLIGAEVYNALMQGVAEKRGAAEGRPHLDIALQRSEFVREISTFSDLDEVTLKRLGRVLRTLYVNAGDLVAARNSAPKSVFFIASGAVELKIGRQSWRLGRGEMFGQMAILTKNPFRAEVRAIAPSTLLVMDETRFRRLLDRSEALQQAVQASAEKRGIDMPSQGKP; this is encoded by the coding sequence ATGGACATCGTAACCCTCATAACAGTCGTTGTTTCACTTTTTGTGATAATCGGCCTTGCCGAGCCGCTCGCCGCACGATTGCGATTACCATACACCGTCATTCTCGCGGTGCTCGGCGTGATGATTGGGGCCAGTGCCACGTTTTTTTTGCGTACCGATCTTACAGACGCCCTGAACCCCGTGGCGGAAGCTATCCTTGGATTGCCGATCCGTTCCAACGTCTTTCTCTATCTGTTCCTGCCAACATTACTTTTTCAGGCAACACTGGGTATGAACCTGCGCCGGATGCTGGACGATTGGGTCCCCATCCTCGTTCTGGCCGTGGTCGCGGTCGTGGTGGCAACGTTGTCGGTCGGCTACGCACTTTCTTGGGCCAGTGCCTTGCCACTCGCAGCTTGTCTTTTAATCGGCGCAATTGTCTCAACAACCGACCCGTCCGCCGTGATCAATATTTTCCGTTCGATATCTGCGCCACAACGTCTCGCACGGATCATCGAGGGCGAAAGCTTGCTTAACGACGCGGCTGCCATCGCGCTCTTTGGCCTTTTCATGGGTTTTGTAAAGCTAGGCGTGCCCGACCCTACCCTGGGCGATGCTTTGGCCCGCTTTCCATTGCTCATCTTCGGCGGTGCGGTGACTGGCTGGTTCGTGGCGCGCGTCGCAGTCTGGGTCTTGGCCCTTTTGTCCCGCTACGACCGTGCGCAGATCTCGATCTCGGTGGCACTGCCGTATCTGGCCTACATCGGTGCCGAGCAGAGCATGGGGGCATCGGGTGTGATTGCCGTCGTCGCGGCGGGCCTGACCCTTAATCTGATGGGACCGGGTCGGCTGCCACCCGCGTCTTGGGCGAACCTGCGCGAGGTCTGGGATCTGCTTGCGCATTGGGCCGGCGCATTGATTTTTATTCTCGCCGCCTTGCTTATTCCGCGGCTTCTCGAAGAAGTTCGGCTGTCGGACTTTGCCCTTTTGGGCGTGGTAATCCTCGCCGCAACTGCTGCAAGGGCAGCGATTCTCTTCGGTCTGATGCCGCTACTGAGCGTTTTGCGCCTGTCACCGGTGGTAGAGCGCCCTTATCGGACAGCAATTCTATGGGGCGGTCTCAGAGGAGCTGTCACGCTTGCACTCGCACTTGCCGTGACCGAAAGTATCCGTGTCCCGCTGGAGCTAAAACGCCTCGTCGGTATCCTCGCAACAGGTTACGTCCTGTTTACTCTGATCGTACAGGGAACGACCCTGCGAATGGTCATAAGATGGCTTGGTCTTGACCGGTTGTCACCGCTGGACGACGCGCTGTCGCGGCAAGTGGTCGCCGTCGCTTTGCAAACCGTCCGGGAGGATGTGGCCAGCACAACAGAAAAGTACGAGTTGTCGCGTGACGTTGTCCGGGCCGAAGCCAAGCAATTTGGTGAGCGGCTAGAAGGATCGGTAAGGGCTGCTGAGGATAGTGCCGAAATCAATGATCGTGACCGCATCACACTCGGGTTGATTGCTTTGGCAGGGGCCGAACGCGATGCGATCCTCGTCAACGTGCGCGAACGGACAATATCATCGCGCATGAGCGAACAGGTCCTGTCTGTTGCTGGTCGGATGATTGAGGGTGCGCGTTCCGGCGGACGCAGTGTCTACCGCCAAGCGGCGCTGCAAAGCCTGTCCTACGGACCACTTTTTCGGGTTGCGTCCTTCCTGCACAGCCGACTGCATTTTTCAATGCCACTTGCCCGAATGACGGCAGACAGATTCGAATTCCTGCTGTCCCAGCGATTTATTTTGCAGGACCTCAGTGGGTTCATCGACGGACGTATCTTGCGCATTCATGGGCGACGCGTGGCCGACCTTCTCAGAGAATTGCTGGCACGGCGGATTGAGGCTGTCGAGACCGCTCTCGAGGGGTTGCGTTTGCAATATCCCGGCTATGCAGAGGAACTGGAGCGTCGATTTATCCGCCGCACGGCCCTGCGGCTGGAGGAAAGGGAGTATACCGTGATGCGAGAGGACGGGCTGATCGGGGCAGAAGTCTATAATGCGTTAATGCAGGGCGTTGCGGAAAAACGCGGGGCCGCAGAAGGTCGGCCACACCTTGATATCGCGCTGCAAAGATCCGAATTCGTGCGGGAGATCTCAACCTTCTCCGACCTTGACGAGGTTACTTTGAAACGTCTCGGTCGCGTCCTGCGCACGCTTTACGTTAATGCTGGCGATCTGGTGGCGGCACGCAACAGCGCGCCCAAAAGCGTGTTCTTCATCGCCTCTGGCGCCGTGGAATTGAAAATTGGTAGGCAGTCCTGGCGGCTGGGCCGGGGCGAAATGTTTGGTCAGATGGCGATACTGACAAAAAACCCATTCCGTGCAGAAGTTCGCGCAATTGCCCCCTCTACCCTGCTTGTAATGGATGAGACACGCTTTCGTCGTTTGCTGGATCGCAGCGAAGCATTGCAGCAAGCCGTGCAGGCAAGCGCAGAAAAACGCGGCATTGATATGCCGTCCCAAGGGAAACCTTAG